From the genome of Nasonia vitripennis strain AsymCx chromosome 1, Nvit_psr_1.1, whole genome shotgun sequence, one region includes:
- the LOC100115684 gene encoding beta-hexosaminidase subunit beta-like produces the protein MPGGGILVLGLLALLSTTQVTEAWHDGSGPWVIATQGEPWPLPNQREVNNVNYRLEPSSFNFQIAGQTCDILVDTVKRYKDILVKEFEVAQKLASHKPDNENTIYEGLLLGLEIHLKQPCEMYPRLSSNETYTLSVPGKTNKKIAILSADSIWGILRGLETFSQLVTHSENEPGLIMKGQTIVDSPRLPHRGLLIDTSRHYLPIADIKLILDAMSYNKLNVLHWHIVDDNSFPYESTVYPELSAKGAYHPSMIYTVDDITAVIEYARFRGIRVLPEFDTPGHTQSWGLSHPEFLTPCYDETGKPTGKLGPMNPTKQPLYGFLKTLFGEVTARFPDNYIHLGGDEVPYDCWKSNPEINRFMQKNNISTKYAKLEELYIQRVLDIVDELKVKPIVWQEVFNNGVKMHEGTAVQVWTGAYKAEMADVTAAGHPALLSACWYLSEITSGGDWLKFYRCDPLSFKTTSSEQLKLVLGGEACMWGEYVNKNNVHPRIWPRASATAERLWSNTRQDDETAAQRLEEHACRMNRRNIPAQPPNGSGFCIS, from the exons ATGCCTGGAGGCGGAATCCTTGTTCTTGGGTTGCTTGCATTACTTTCAACAACTCAAGTAACAGAAGCCTGGCACGATGGATCTGGACCATGGGTCATTGCTACTCAAGGAGAACCATGGCCACTACCCAACCAGCGAGAAGTCAATAACGTAAACTACCGCCTAGAACCATCTTCCTTCAATTTTCAG ATTGCTGGACAGACATGCGACATTCTTGTGGATACCGTCAAGAGATATAAAGATATCCTTGTAAAGGAATTTGAAGTGGCGCAAAAGCTTGCATCGCATAAACCTGACAATGAGAATACTATTTACGAAGGATTACTTTTGGGATTGGAAATACACTTGAAGCAGCCTTGTGAGATGTATCCACGTTTATCATCAAATGAAACAT ACACATTAAGCGTACCTGGCAAAACTAACAAAAAAATCGCGATTTTGTCGGCCGATTCCATTTGGGGTATCCTAAGAGGACTTGAAACTTTTTCGCAACTTGTTACTCATTCCGAAAATGAACCTGGA CTCATCATGAAAGGACAAACAATTGTCGACAGCCCTAGGTTACCGCACAGAGGTCTTCTCATCGATACTTCAAGACATTACCTTCCAATCGCAGATATTAAGCTTATACTGGATGCTATGTCCTATAACAAATTGAACGTTCTTCATTGGCATATCGTTGATGACAATAGTTTTCCTTACGAAAGTACTGTATATCCTGAACTTTCAGCCAAAGGCGCTTACCACCCTTCAATGATTTACACAGTCGATGATATAACTGCTGTTATTGAATATGCACGTTTTCGAGGAATCCGCGTACTGCCGGAATTCGACACACCTGGTCATACTCAATCTTGGGGCTTGTCTCATCCAGAATTTTTAACCCCATGTTATG ATGAGACGGGAAAACCTACTGGCAAATTGGGCCCGATGAATCCAACCAAGCAACCACTCTACGGCTTCCTAAAAACGCTGTTTGGCGAAGTAACAGCAAGATTCCCAGACAACTACATTCATCTCGGAGGTGACGAGGTACCGTACGACTGCTGGAAGAGTAATCCCGAGATAAATAGGTTCATGCAGAAAAATAACATTAGCACGAAGTACGCAAAACTTGAGGAGCTATACATCCAGCGCGTACTCGACATTGTGGATGAGTTGAAGGTCAAACCAATCGTTTGGCAAGAGGTTTTCAACAACGGAGTAAAGATGCACGAAGGCACAGCAGTTCAAGTCTGGACTGGCGCCTATAAAGCTGAAATGGCTGATGTGACGGCCGCTGGACATCCAGCTCTACTCTCTGCATGCTGGTACCTCAGTGAAATCACATCAGGTGGTGACTGGCTAAAATTTTACCGCTGTGATCCTTTAAGTTTTAAAACAACCTCATCTGAACAATTGAAGCTCGTTCTGGGCGGAGAAGCTTGCATGTGGGGCGAATACGTTAACAA GAACAATGTGCACCCTAGAATATGGCCACGAGCCTCCGCTACTGCCGAAAGACTCTGGAGTAACACTCGTCAAGACGACGAGACTGCTGCTCAACGGTTAGAGGAGCACGCATGCCGTATGAATAGACGAAATATACCCGCTCAGCCACCTAACGGATCCGGATTTTGTATTTCGTAG